A single genomic interval of Microbacterium hydrocarbonoxydans harbors:
- a CDS encoding helix-turn-helix transcriptional regulator, with translation MVKPTLVSNRIRAHREAAGFTQAELARRIGVTRQTLIAIEQEKYSPSLELAFQIARAFGVGLDDLFQYPEPRTTEV, from the coding sequence ATGGTCAAGCCGACACTCGTCTCCAACCGCATCCGCGCGCACCGGGAGGCCGCCGGATTCACCCAGGCCGAACTCGCCCGCCGCATCGGTGTGACGAGGCAGACGCTCATCGCGATCGAGCAGGAGAAGTACTCGCCGTCGCTCGAACTCGCATTCCAGATCGCCCGCGCATTCGGCGTCGGGCTCGACGACCTGTTCCAGTACCCGGAACCCCGCACGACGGAGGTGTGA
- a CDS encoding NAD(P)-dependent alcohol dehydrogenase — protein sequence MTETTTTPMMPAWRRETYGPADGFRLEQIPVPVPRRGEVVLRVEATSLNAGDVRLMLGDPLLVRPIYGLTKPKHPVRGMEVVGTVVAVGPQAIGAELGERVVGELVGGGGLASHVAVPASRLVPIRPDVTAEAAACLPVAGGTAWQALDLAGIGIRSDRRSDRRSDRSPDRVPDRRSDGTPGHRSGTASAGAVRDAARVQRVLILGASGGVGTFAVQLAALRGAEVWATCGERNARLVEHLGAVRTLDHRRSPLAELPAAHFDAVIDIAGGVGLRELQNLVAPGGTVVLVTGDGGPVLGPIPRMLKAALLSIGSSRRIRPCAASPRPEILAKLLELVSEGRLTPVIEREYPFEEGAAALAHVEAGHTVGKVVVRGA from the coding sequence ATGACCGAGACGACGACGACCCCGATGATGCCGGCATGGCGCCGAGAGACCTATGGACCCGCCGACGGGTTCCGACTCGAGCAGATCCCCGTGCCGGTGCCGCGCCGCGGCGAAGTGGTGCTTCGGGTCGAGGCCACCTCCCTCAACGCGGGGGACGTGCGGCTCATGCTCGGCGATCCGCTGCTGGTGCGGCCGATCTACGGCCTTACCAAGCCGAAGCATCCGGTGCGCGGGATGGAGGTCGTCGGCACCGTCGTCGCCGTCGGGCCGCAGGCGATCGGCGCGGAGCTCGGAGAGCGGGTCGTCGGCGAACTCGTCGGTGGGGGCGGCCTCGCCTCGCATGTCGCGGTGCCGGCGTCGCGGCTGGTGCCGATCCGTCCGGACGTCACCGCCGAGGCCGCGGCCTGTCTGCCCGTCGCCGGTGGCACGGCGTGGCAGGCGCTCGACCTCGCCGGCATCGGCATCCGCTCCGACCGCCGCTCCGACCGCCGCTCGGACCGCTCCCCGGATCGTGTTCCGGATCGCCGTTCGGACGGCACTCCCGGGCATCGCTCGGGCACTGCGTCCGCCGGCGCTGTCCGGGATGCCGCGCGCGTCCAGCGGGTACTGATCCTCGGGGCCTCCGGTGGCGTCGGCACGTTCGCCGTGCAGCTCGCCGCGCTGCGAGGAGCGGAGGTGTGGGCGACGTGCGGTGAACGCAATGCGCGTCTCGTCGAGCACCTCGGCGCCGTGCGCACGCTCGATCATCGTCGCTCTCCGCTCGCCGAGCTCCCGGCCGCCCACTTCGATGCCGTGATCGACATCGCGGGCGGCGTGGGGCTGCGTGAGCTGCAGAATCTCGTGGCGCCCGGCGGCACGGTGGTGCTGGTGACCGGGGACGGCGGTCCGGTTCTCGGGCCGATCCCGCGGATGCTGAAAGCAGCACTGCTCTCGATCGGATCGAGCCGTCGCATCCGCCCATGCGCAGCCAGTCCGCGCCCCGAGATCCTCGCCAAGCTCCTCGAACTCGTCTCCGAAGGACGCCTCACGCCCGTCATCGAGCGGGAGTACCCGTTCGAGGAGGGGGCCGCCGCCCTCGCGCACGTCGAGGCGGGGCACACGGTGGGCAAGGTGGTCGTGCGAGGAGCCTGA
- the rocD gene encoding ornithine--oxo-acid transaminase, with product MTAVEPGVAAEVAAEPHVAHNYHPLPVNIARGEGAWVTDVEGKRYLDLLAAYSAVNFGHRHPALVAALTEQLGRVTLTSRAFMSDRLEPFAAALAALAGKEMVLPMNTGAEAVETGIKVARAWGYRVKGIADGRARIIVAAGNFHGRTTTIVSFSDDEEARADFGPYTPGFDTVPYGDADAVAAAITDDTAAVLIEPIQGEGGVVIPPEGYLRRIREICDEKNVLFIADEIQSGLGRVGETFACDREGVVPDLYLLGKALGGGILPVSAVVGDADVLGVIRPGEHGSTFGGNPLAAAVGLRVVEMLESGEFQERARALGAHLGAALEPLIGHGVTEVRIAGLWAGVDIDPARGTGREIAEKLLDRGVLVKDTHGQTIRIAPPLVIRATELDWAVEQLKLVLGA from the coding sequence ATGACCGCCGTCGAGCCCGGCGTCGCGGCAGAGGTCGCGGCCGAGCCGCACGTCGCGCACAACTACCACCCGCTGCCGGTCAACATCGCCCGCGGCGAGGGTGCCTGGGTGACGGATGTCGAGGGCAAGCGCTACCTCGACCTGCTCGCCGCCTACTCGGCGGTGAACTTCGGCCACCGGCATCCGGCTCTCGTGGCAGCCCTGACCGAGCAGCTCGGTCGGGTCACCCTCACCAGCCGCGCGTTCATGAGCGACCGCCTCGAGCCGTTCGCGGCCGCGCTCGCCGCGCTCGCCGGCAAGGAGATGGTCCTGCCGATGAACACCGGCGCCGAAGCGGTCGAGACGGGCATCAAGGTCGCCCGTGCCTGGGGCTACCGCGTCAAGGGCATCGCCGACGGGCGGGCGCGCATCATCGTCGCCGCCGGCAACTTCCACGGCCGCACGACCACCATCGTCAGCTTCAGTGACGACGAGGAGGCGCGGGCCGACTTCGGACCGTACACGCCCGGATTCGACACCGTGCCCTACGGGGATGCGGATGCCGTCGCCGCGGCCATCACCGACGACACCGCGGCCGTCCTCATCGAGCCCATCCAGGGCGAGGGTGGAGTGGTGATCCCGCCCGAGGGCTATCTCCGCCGCATCCGCGAGATCTGCGACGAGAAGAACGTGCTGTTCATCGCCGACGAGATCCAGTCGGGTCTCGGCCGCGTGGGCGAGACCTTCGCCTGCGACCGGGAGGGCGTCGTGCCCGACCTGTACCTGCTCGGCAAGGCGCTCGGCGGCGGCATCCTTCCCGTCTCCGCCGTCGTCGGCGATGCCGACGTGCTGGGAGTCATCCGCCCCGGCGAGCACGGCTCGACGTTCGGCGGCAACCCGCTCGCCGCAGCCGTCGGGCTGCGCGTGGTCGAGATGCTCGAGTCGGGCGAGTTCCAGGAGCGCGCCCGCGCTCTGGGTGCCCACCTCGGCGCTGCGCTCGAGCCGCTGATCGGCCACGGCGTCACCGAGGTGCGCATCGCCGGGTTGTGGGCGGGCGTCGACATCGACCCCGCCAGGGGCACGGGTCGCGAGATCGCCGAGAAGCTCCTCGATCGCGGCGTGCTCGTCAAGGACACGCACGGGCAGACCATCCGCATCGCCCCGCCGCTCGTGATCCGAGCGACGGAGCTGGACTGGGCCGTCGAGCAGCTGAAGCTGGTGCTCGGGGCCTAG
- a CDS encoding MFS transporter: MFRSFANINYRIWFAGALVSNIGGWMQATAQDWVVLTELTDNDAAAMGFTMALQFGPPLVLVSVTGWVADRFERRRILLATQTALLMLAIAVGVLLLNDVMTLPMMFGFAAAFGVVNAFDAPARQAFVSDMVSAGDTSNAVALNSASFNLARMIGPAVGGLLIVAIGSGWVFIANAVTFLAMLVALLMLRTGQLAPRLKNRRPGGLAEGFRYVWGRSDLRVVFVTVFLIGAFGMNFPIFASTMALEFGAGADGYGVLSSVLAIGSLAGALLAARRDRARVRVVIFAAGGFGVAAFVSAAMPTYISYAVTLTFTGFTIVTLLTTANGYVQMTTAPALRGRVLALYMAVIMGSTPIGAPIAGWVADTFGPRSAIMLGGTAGFVACAIGAIWVFTSGRLHRSEGSRFLMTLDETRPLSIVDRDQLREKADPVEFSDEAAATSPIRTAPRD; this comes from the coding sequence ATGTTCCGTTCGTTCGCGAACATCAACTACCGCATCTGGTTCGCCGGAGCGCTGGTGTCGAACATCGGCGGATGGATGCAGGCGACCGCCCAGGACTGGGTCGTCCTCACCGAACTCACCGACAACGACGCCGCAGCCATGGGGTTCACCATGGCGCTGCAGTTCGGTCCGCCGCTCGTGCTGGTGAGCGTGACCGGCTGGGTGGCCGACCGCTTCGAGCGGCGGCGCATCCTGCTGGCGACCCAGACCGCGCTGCTGATGCTCGCGATCGCCGTGGGCGTGCTGCTGCTGAACGACGTCATGACGCTGCCGATGATGTTCGGGTTCGCCGCGGCCTTCGGCGTCGTGAACGCCTTCGACGCCCCCGCTCGCCAGGCTTTCGTCTCCGACATGGTGTCGGCCGGCGACACCTCGAACGCCGTCGCCCTCAACTCGGCCTCCTTCAACCTGGCCCGCATGATCGGCCCGGCCGTCGGTGGCCTGCTGATCGTCGCGATCGGGTCGGGCTGGGTGTTCATCGCGAACGCCGTGACATTCCTTGCCATGCTCGTCGCCCTGCTGATGCTGCGCACCGGCCAGCTCGCACCACGGCTCAAGAACCGTCGTCCTGGCGGTCTCGCCGAGGGATTCCGCTACGTCTGGGGTCGCAGCGACCTGCGAGTGGTGTTCGTGACGGTGTTCCTCATCGGCGCGTTCGGCATGAACTTCCCGATCTTCGCCTCGACCATGGCGCTGGAGTTCGGGGCGGGCGCCGACGGATACGGCGTACTGAGCTCGGTGCTCGCGATCGGCTCGCTGGCCGGGGCGCTGCTCGCCGCCCGTCGTGACCGTGCCAGGGTGCGCGTCGTGATCTTCGCGGCCGGCGGCTTCGGCGTGGCCGCCTTCGTGTCGGCGGCGATGCCGACCTACATCTCCTACGCGGTGACGCTGACGTTCACCGGGTTCACGATCGTGACGCTCCTGACCACGGCGAACGGCTACGTGCAGATGACGACCGCCCCGGCGCTGCGCGGGCGCGTGCTGGCGCTCTACATGGCCGTGATCATGGGCTCGACCCCGATCGGCGCCCCGATCGCCGGGTGGGTGGCCGACACGTTCGGTCCGCGCAGCGCGATCATGCTGGGCGGCACCGCCGGCTTCGTGGCCTGTGCGATCGGAGCGATCTGGGTGTTCACCTCGGGGCGCCTGCATCGCTCCGAGGGGAGCCGGTTCCTGATGACGCTCGACGAGACCCGGCCGCTCAGCATCGTGGATCGCGACCAGTTGCGCGAGAAGGCAGACCCGGTGGAGTTCAGCGACGAAGCCGCCGCGACCTCGCCGATCCGCACGGCACCCCGGGACTGA
- a CDS encoding MarR family winged helix-turn-helix transcriptional regulator encodes MSATDESLHLTATDLRMATFRLARRLRSVRAVDAMSDAQLAVLATLRMHGQRTITSLAERERVTAPSMTNMINGLEEQGYVIRTPDAEDRRRVQVDITESGTEIVAQTIRRRDELLADMLGELDFTEDELATLRAASALMRKVVDR; translated from the coding sequence ATGTCTGCGACCGATGAATCCCTCCACCTCACCGCGACAGACCTGCGCATGGCGACGTTCCGGCTCGCACGGCGCCTTCGATCCGTCCGCGCCGTCGACGCCATGAGCGATGCGCAGCTGGCGGTGCTGGCGACGCTGCGCATGCACGGGCAGCGCACGATCACCTCGCTCGCCGAACGCGAGCGCGTCACCGCACCGTCGATGACCAACATGATCAACGGCCTCGAGGAGCAGGGGTACGTGATCCGCACGCCGGATGCCGAAGACCGCCGCCGCGTGCAGGTCGACATCACGGAGTCCGGCACCGAGATCGTCGCGCAGACCATCCGGCGCCGCGACGAGCTGCTGGCCGACATGCTCGGCGAGCTGGACTTCACGGAGGACGAATTGGCGACGCTGCGTGCGGCGAGCGCCCTGATGCGGAAGGTGGTCGACCGATGA